The Aggregatilinea lenta genome includes a region encoding these proteins:
- a CDS encoding NAD(P)/FAD-dependent oxidoreductase, translating to MSSKTILILGGGVGGLVTANELRHHLPLEHRIVVIDRQTQHIHNPSLLWLMVGWRDASNLQADLRQLARRNVEFVQADIQAIEPDNHRVQTSAGEFAGDYLVISLGAQPAPELTPGFVEAAHTPYTLEGASQLRQALVEFKGGKLVVAVTGLPYRCPAAPYETALILHAYLKKRGLRDQTDMVMISPEAMPMGTAGPVMGQAIQRMLAERDIPYRPLTPSQAIDADSHELILNSGEHVPFDLLVGVPAHRSPQVVRESGLTNEAGWIPVDATSLATRAEGVYALGDVTVIPLPGRFQPDAALTLPKAGVFAHRQAEVVAFNLAMEISGRTERRAFDGLGGCFVELGDGRAGYGAGNFYHPQAPAVTLRNPTRYWHWAKVLVEKYWLWRWFSSRFANAQSIGDRLLFGRTSR from the coding sequence ATGAGCAGTAAAACGATCCTCATTCTCGGAGGTGGCGTCGGAGGGCTGGTCACGGCCAATGAACTGCGCCATCACCTACCGCTTGAACACCGGATTGTGGTCATCGACCGGCAGACCCAGCACATCCACAACCCCTCCCTGTTGTGGCTGATGGTGGGTTGGCGCGACGCGTCGAACCTCCAAGCCGATCTGCGCCAACTGGCGCGCCGCAATGTCGAGTTTGTGCAAGCCGACATCCAGGCTATCGAGCCGGACAACCATCGTGTGCAAACTTCCGCAGGGGAATTTGCTGGCGATTACCTGGTGATCTCCCTGGGCGCGCAGCCTGCTCCTGAACTGACGCCAGGGTTTGTCGAAGCAGCGCACACACCGTACACGCTGGAGGGCGCGAGCCAACTGCGTCAGGCTCTGGTCGAATTCAAGGGCGGGAAGTTGGTTGTCGCTGTCACCGGCCTGCCGTACCGCTGCCCGGCTGCGCCCTACGAGACAGCATTGATATTGCACGCGTACCTGAAAAAGCGTGGCCTGCGGGATCAGACTGACATGGTGATGATCTCGCCGGAAGCCATGCCGATGGGCACTGCCGGTCCCGTCATGGGGCAAGCGATCCAGAGAATGCTGGCCGAACGCGATATTCCCTATCGCCCATTGACCCCCTCCCAAGCCATCGACGCTGACAGCCATGAGCTGATTCTGAACTCCGGCGAACATGTTCCGTTTGATCTGCTGGTGGGAGTTCCTGCGCATCGCAGCCCGCAGGTTGTGCGCGAGTCGGGATTGACCAATGAAGCCGGGTGGATTCCGGTTGACGCAACTTCCCTGGCAACACGCGCTGAAGGTGTTTATGCGCTGGGCGATGTGACCGTCATCCCCCTGCCGGGACGCTTCCAGCCGGACGCAGCGCTGACACTCCCCAAAGCAGGCGTTTTCGCCCACCGGCAGGCGGAGGTGGTTGCGTTCAACCTGGCAATGGAGATATCCGGTCGGACAGAACGCCGCGCTTTTGACGGTCTGGGCGGCTGTTTTGTCGAACTGGGCGATGGTCGGGCGGGTTACGGCGCGGGCAATTTCTATCATCCCCAAGCGCCAGCCGTGACGCTGCGCAACCCTACCCGGTATTGGCACTGGGCGAAAGTACTGGTCGAAAAGTACTGGCTGTGGCGCTGGTTCTCATCCCGGTTCGCCAATGCGCAGTCCATCGGTGACCGGCTATTGTTTGGGCGGACGTCACGTTAA